In Leptospira saintgironsiae, one genomic interval encodes:
- a CDS encoding c-type cytochrome: MNPFQINRSGSEKGGNHRLSFFSFLLLVFFAAVFSFCKESKPLSPEAEAGRGLYMANCLACHNANPKLDGAVGPSVANSSYELLEARMRGEYPPGYVPKRQSTAMTRFNFTEAQIKSLEEFLKQ, translated from the coding sequence ATGAATCCATTCCAAATCAATCGGAGTGGAAGCGAGAAGGGCGGTAATCACCGCCTTTCTTTTTTTAGCTTTCTACTCTTAGTATTTTTTGCGGCGGTATTCTCTTTCTGTAAAGAATCTAAACCGCTTTCTCCGGAAGCAGAAGCTGGTAGAGGATTGTACATGGCAAACTGTTTGGCTTGTCATAATGCAAATCCAAAACTGGATGGGGCTGTTGGGCCGTCTGTGGCAAATTCTTCTTATGAATTATTGGAAGCTAGAATGAGAGGAGAATATCCTCCAGGATACGTTCCTAAGCGCCAGAGTACTGCAATGACCCGATTTAATTTTACTGAAGCTCAGATAAAATCTTTAGAAGAGTTTTTGAAACAGTAA
- a CDS encoding arsenate reductase family protein: MKLKVYEYKNCSTCRNALKFLEGKKVDFDKKAIRETPPTKAELKKMLGYVGGDSKKLFNTSGGDYKELGLKDKLSKMSLDEQFELLSGNGNLVKRPFVLGENFGLVGFKEEEWKAALKTK, encoded by the coding sequence GTGAAGTTAAAAGTTTATGAATACAAAAACTGCAGCACATGTAGAAACGCCCTAAAATTCCTGGAAGGCAAAAAAGTCGACTTCGACAAGAAGGCAATCCGAGAAACCCCGCCAACCAAGGCAGAACTCAAAAAAATGCTGGGATATGTAGGCGGAGACTCCAAGAAATTATTCAATACGTCCGGTGGAGATTATAAGGAACTAGGCCTTAAAGACAAACTTTCCAAAATGAGCCTAGACGAGCAGTTCGAACTACTTTCCGGGAACGGAAACCTGGTCAAAAGACCTTTTGTATTAGGAGAAAACTTCGGACTAGTAGGTTTTAAAGAAGAAGAGTGGAAGGCCGCTTTAAAAACTAAATAG
- a CDS encoding urate hydroxylase PuuD, with the protein MELTLFTTTNGLYYLVKYIHFLAGVTWIGMLYYFNFVQGPFFNETDADTKKNATQKLVPRALWWFRWGAMFTFLSGIAMIAIALGAQGIPHNSQWVVVILVGALFGTVMWANVWFVIWPNQKVVIAKAKGETTVDPAPNANRAFVASRTNTFFSIPMLFAMGAARNLPINYSPEKLRVFLGIIVLLIVIFEVNALTADQNGPTVKPIKTVKAVITSGVIFALVTYVLMEVLLTA; encoded by the coding sequence ATGGAATTAACCCTGTTTACCACCACGAACGGGCTTTATTACTTAGTTAAGTACATTCACTTTTTAGCTGGGGTAACCTGGATTGGAATGTTGTATTACTTTAACTTTGTACAAGGTCCTTTCTTCAACGAAACCGATGCGGATACAAAAAAGAACGCAACTCAGAAATTAGTTCCACGCGCATTATGGTGGTTCCGTTGGGGCGCAATGTTTACCTTCTTGTCCGGTATTGCGATGATCGCTATCGCACTCGGAGCGCAAGGCATTCCGCATAATTCCCAATGGGTCGTAGTAATTCTAGTAGGTGCACTTTTTGGAACGGTAATGTGGGCGAACGTTTGGTTCGTTATCTGGCCGAATCAGAAAGTTGTGATAGCGAAAGCTAAAGGAGAGACCACTGTGGATCCTGCTCCCAATGCAAACCGCGCTTTCGTGGCTTCTAGAACTAACACTTTCTTCTCTATTCCAATGCTATTTGCGATGGGAGCGGCTCGTAACCTTCCTATTAACTATAGCCCAGAGAAGTTGAGAGTTTTCCTCGGAATTATCGTACTTTTGATCGTGATTTTCGAAGTGAATGCTTTAACAGCAGACCAAAACGGTCCTACTGTTAAACCGATCAAAACCGTAAAAGCTGTAATTACAAGCGGAGTGATCTTTGCTTTAGTTACTTATGTTCTGATGGAAGTTCTTTTAACTGCTTAA
- a CDS encoding nucleoside triphosphate pyrophosphatase, with protein sequence MLILRSQSPRRKEILQSLGLHFQILPLPIDETSLHQETPVSYLERVTLAKLGPKPENSEDIILSSDTIVVFQNKILQKPADESEAFSMISVLSGKTHQVFSGLGIMTKNEKIFDYDVSEVEFHPWNKSEILDYIKICKPYDKAGSYGIQDPNSPAKNFQGSYSNILGFPIRKFFLYHTLWSRFL encoded by the coding sequence ATGCTTATTCTGAGATCCCAGTCTCCTAGAAGAAAAGAGATCTTACAATCTTTAGGATTACATTTCCAGATCCTACCTTTGCCCATAGACGAAACTAGTCTTCACCAAGAAACACCCGTTAGTTATTTGGAAAGAGTGACCCTGGCAAAACTTGGGCCTAAACCAGAGAACTCAGAAGATATCATTTTATCCTCAGACACAATCGTAGTTTTTCAAAATAAGATACTGCAAAAACCTGCAGATGAATCAGAAGCATTTTCCATGATCTCCGTACTTTCCGGAAAAACTCATCAGGTCTTTTCTGGCCTTGGGATCATGACTAAGAATGAAAAAATTTTCGATTACGATGTTTCAGAAGTAGAATTCCATCCTTGGAACAAATCTGAAATTTTAGATTATATTAAAATTTGCAAACCTTACGACAAAGCTGGATCTTATGGTATCCAAGATCCGAATTCTCCCGCAAAAAATTTCCAAGGATCTTATTCGAATATCTTAGGATTTCCGATCCGCAAATTTTTCTTATACCACACTCTTTGGAGCAGGTTTCTTTGA
- a CDS encoding adenylate/guanylate cyclase domain-containing protein yields MDSGLHQVEIKTEFNLDKADDLLKIPAGLYISDIGENWKIFLNGIIVREEWYEPTERQLTKNRSVKGLIIPLHHGILKAGKNDLKIRFMGMADSNPIKANDHFGFYHPKNFRISSLEEIYNSSSEYFDIFLFGIYFIFGFYHVLFFVTRKQDIYYLYFGLFSLFSSVYFYFTTFHIYNKFINFPGGPDTEFFFRGEISALIPMVPIFMLFAKDFFYQKEGKFWIIHTFCALSGILFLTNWVLPYKYVLPNLTAFQILLFLMLLYVIFFSANAIRLKKPDSIKLAVGIGVCGLFGLWDTIDAMTKIAGFHYPFFKISFSVFILVIISLLVSRYVSLYKQSQALNLEISKQRDAFYRFVPSEFISILDRESPVEIKIGDSKEKTMSVFFADLRGYTSVSEKLSPDENIKYLNRYFSAFEDIIFKNAGFVDKYIGDAIMALFSDHSDRAEKENFNSADNALQSAIDMVRYVESLNDGIGVGADLGIGVNTGPLILGTVGSERRIDTTVVGDTVNLSSRVQSLSGFYKSKILVTHHTFLRLNLLSDVMAREIDTVIVKGKTQPVILYEVFQADEPESVDWKEGSKMKLNEGIALYKAGQFKNAFSIFKELYKEKPTDNIVKLYAKRTKMILGQAPPGDWDGIFRLHRK; encoded by the coding sequence ATGGATTCAGGTCTCCACCAAGTTGAGATCAAAACTGAATTCAATTTAGATAAAGCAGACGATTTACTGAAGATCCCGGCAGGACTATATATTTCAGATATAGGTGAGAACTGGAAAATCTTTCTGAATGGAATTATTGTAAGAGAAGAATGGTACGAACCTACAGAAAGACAACTTACTAAAAACCGTTCCGTAAAAGGTCTAATCATTCCGCTTCATCATGGGATCCTAAAGGCAGGCAAGAATGATCTGAAAATACGCTTTATGGGAATGGCGGATAGTAATCCTATAAAAGCAAATGATCATTTTGGATTTTATCATCCAAAAAATTTCAGGATCTCTTCTCTCGAAGAAATTTATAACTCTAGCTCAGAATACTTTGATATATTCCTTTTCGGGATCTATTTTATATTCGGGTTTTATCATGTTCTGTTCTTCGTAACCAGAAAGCAGGATATTTACTATCTGTATTTTGGTCTTTTCTCTCTATTCTCTTCTGTATATTTCTATTTTACAACCTTCCATATATATAATAAATTTATAAATTTTCCTGGTGGCCCTGATACTGAATTTTTCTTTAGAGGGGAAATTTCGGCTCTCATTCCAATGGTTCCTATCTTTATGCTTTTTGCTAAAGATTTCTTTTACCAAAAAGAAGGAAAGTTTTGGATTATTCATACATTCTGCGCTTTAAGTGGAATTTTGTTTTTAACAAATTGGGTTCTTCCTTATAAATACGTTCTTCCGAATCTGACAGCTTTCCAAATTCTCCTTTTTTTGATGCTCTTGTATGTGATCTTCTTCTCTGCAAATGCGATCCGTCTGAAAAAACCTGACTCTATTAAACTCGCAGTTGGCATTGGGGTTTGTGGCCTTTTCGGACTTTGGGATACAATCGATGCGATGACTAAGATTGCAGGATTTCACTATCCTTTTTTTAAGATCTCCTTCTCCGTTTTCATTCTTGTGATCATCAGTCTTTTGGTTTCCAGATACGTGAGTTTGTATAAACAATCTCAGGCCCTCAACCTGGAGATCTCAAAACAGAGAGATGCATTTTACAGATTCGTTCCTTCTGAATTTATTTCTATTTTAGATAGAGAAAGTCCTGTTGAGATCAAGATAGGTGATTCTAAAGAAAAGACAATGTCTGTATTCTTTGCAGACTTAAGAGGTTATACTTCTGTTTCCGAGAAGTTGAGTCCTGATGAGAATATAAAATACCTGAATAGATACTTCTCCGCATTTGAAGATATCATATTTAAGAACGCGGGTTTCGTAGATAAGTACATCGGCGATGCGATCATGGCATTATTCTCCGATCATAGTGATAGAGCGGAGAAGGAGAATTTTAATTCTGCAGATAACGCTCTTCAATCTGCGATAGATATGGTTCGTTATGTAGAATCTCTGAATGATGGAATTGGTGTCGGTGCTGATCTGGGAATCGGAGTCAATACTGGCCCTTTGATTTTAGGAACAGTTGGTAGCGAGAGAAGAATTGATACTACAGTTGTAGGTGATACTGTAAATTTATCTTCTAGGGTTCAAAGTCTTTCAGGTTTTTATAAAAGTAAAATTTTAGTAACTCATCATACTTTTTTACGTTTGAATTTGTTATCAGATGTGATGGCAAGAGAGATAGACACAGTTATTGTAAAAGGTAAGACCCAACCGGTTATCTTATATGAAGTCTTTCAAGCAGATGAACCTGAATCAGTGGATTGGAAAGAAGGCTCCAAAATGAAACTGAATGAAGGGATTGCCCTCTATAAAGCTGGTCAATTCAAGAATGCTTTCTCTATCTTTAAGGAATTATACAAAGAAAAGCCTACAGACAATATCGTAAAACTGTATGCTAAAAGAACCAAAATGATCCTTGGCCAAGCTCCTCCAGGAGATTGGGATGGGATTTTCAGGCTTCACAGAAAATAA
- the fliG gene encoding flagellar motor switch protein FliG: MLNKKTSLTGRQKAAIFLIAVGSDVSSEIFKHLREDEIEQITFEIARLDKITPEDKEKVLVEFNELMMAQEFISNGGIDFARGLLEKALGNQKAIDIINRLTSSLQVRPFDFIRRTDPQHLLNFIQNEHPQTIALILSYLDPQKASSILSGLPHTIQAEVAKRIATMDRVSPDVLREVERVLERKLSTLASEDYTSAGGIDSVVEILNLVDRGTEKTIIEALEEEDPELAEEIKKRMFVFEDIVLLDDRAIQKVLREVDNSDLAKALKSVDTEVQEKIFKNMSKRAANLLREDMDFMGPIRIKDVEDAQQKIVNIIRKLEESGDIVVARAGEDELVM, encoded by the coding sequence GTGCTGAATAAAAAGACCTCTCTAACCGGAAGACAAAAAGCGGCCATTTTTCTAATCGCCGTAGGGTCCGACGTATCTTCTGAAATTTTCAAACATTTACGTGAAGACGAGATCGAACAGATCACGTTCGAAATCGCACGTTTAGATAAGATCACTCCGGAGGATAAGGAAAAGGTTCTGGTAGAATTCAACGAGCTTATGATGGCTCAGGAATTCATCTCGAACGGAGGTATCGATTTCGCAAGGGGATTATTAGAGAAAGCTCTAGGTAACCAGAAAGCGATCGATATCATCAATCGACTTACTTCGAGTTTACAAGTTCGTCCTTTCGACTTTATTCGTAGAACTGACCCTCAGCACTTATTAAACTTCATCCAGAATGAGCACCCGCAAACAATCGCATTAATTTTATCTTATTTAGATCCTCAGAAAGCATCTAGCATTCTATCTGGTTTGCCTCATACCATCCAGGCAGAAGTTGCAAAAAGGATCGCGACTATGGACCGGGTTTCTCCTGACGTTCTCCGAGAAGTGGAGAGGGTATTAGAAAGAAAACTTTCTACATTGGCGAGTGAGGATTATACCTCTGCCGGTGGTATCGATTCAGTGGTTGAAATTTTGAACCTTGTGGACAGGGGAACTGAGAAAACAATCATCGAAGCTCTGGAAGAAGAAGATCCAGAACTCGCGGAAGAGATCAAAAAGAGAATGTTCGTATTCGAGGATATCGTATTACTCGATGACCGTGCTATCCAAAAAGTATTGAGAGAAGTAGATAACTCCGATCTTGCAAAAGCTCTCAAGTCAGTAGATACGGAAGTTCAGGAAAAGATCTTCAAGAACATGTCCAAACGTGCCGCGAACCTACTCCGAGAGGATATGGACTTCATGGGACCTATTCGTATTAAAGACGTGGAAGACGCTCAGCAAAAAATCGTTAATATTATACGTAAGCTGGAAGAATCCGGAGACATCGTTGTCGCACGTGCTGGCGAAGACGAACTCGTTATGTGA
- a CDS encoding L-threonylcarbamoyladenylate synthase yields the protein MILELHPQNPEKRILGQISKRLSEGGVYVFPTDTVYGLIADSQSHAGVEKLYKLKNISKNQPLSLLCADISTASNYMEQLSNEAFRLMKRITPGPYTFVVKANKHLPRVSFSNQKDKNIGIRIPDSKYLQALMELHPNPLTSTSVFFKDEFVTDVDMIEKEYGNKVDGILDGGILELELSTILDCTGDGISILREGKGMEKINSL from the coding sequence ATGATATTAGAATTACATCCCCAGAATCCTGAAAAAAGGATCCTCGGACAAATTTCCAAAAGATTATCCGAGGGAGGGGTGTATGTATTTCCTACTGATACGGTTTACGGTTTGATAGCAGACTCCCAATCTCATGCTGGAGTCGAAAAATTATATAAACTGAAAAACATTTCTAAGAACCAACCTCTGTCTCTTCTTTGCGCGGATATTTCGACCGCATCTAACTATATGGAACAACTTTCTAACGAAGCGTTCCGTTTGATGAAAAGAATTACTCCTGGACCTTATACGTTTGTAGTGAAAGCGAATAAACATCTTCCTAGAGTTTCTTTCTCGAATCAAAAAGATAAAAATATCGGGATAAGAATTCCCGATTCAAAATATCTACAGGCTTTGATGGAACTTCATCCAAATCCCCTTACTTCTACTTCTGTATTTTTCAAAGATGAGTTCGTGACCGATGTGGACATGATCGAAAAAGAATACGGTAACAAAGTGGATGGGATCTTAGATGGAGGGATCTTGGAACTAGAATTGTCTACCATTCTTGATTGCACAGGAGATGGAATTTCCATCTTAAGAGAAGGCAAAGGAATGGAGAAAATCAATTCATTATAA
- a CDS encoding DNA polymerase III subunit delta translates to MISVADTKVSNSYDNLIDFLHKTKPSLESLPQILFVVSQDSYEFGVVSDLYKTAYKKSADPYEIVVFVAEPGDLDNFQNEAGNLDMFAAQKLFIIKSGVTFFKPWLGKTKSKTSPKSFSVPETVRILIHYDHWDLPKELISIFGDKVSHFKSSKIFPDKRKEAFLRASKEVEVKLDDEAEEEFLLKVNPSAGAYLKNLEKLKLYLGKKSFNLADLKEVLFQSSEFSSSEIVDYFFEKDYGRFSREFSKFKIGKDSLLIFLSLVKDHLDKLRIYKIILRMYDKVLSEKEQSDLLGIGAYSPARKNHTFKRLRKESSAFNDLEIKELYEFLLEMNQKIKTGSEKEETVYYFFRKMEDFFHPRNRTVRTR, encoded by the coding sequence ATGATTTCCGTGGCCGATACCAAAGTTTCGAATTCCTACGATAATCTGATCGATTTTCTGCATAAGACCAAGCCTAGCCTGGAGTCTTTGCCTCAGATCCTATTTGTAGTCTCTCAGGATTCATACGAATTCGGCGTGGTTAGCGATCTATACAAGACAGCTTATAAAAAAAGTGCTGATCCTTATGAGATCGTAGTATTCGTTGCTGAGCCAGGAGATCTAGATAATTTTCAGAATGAAGCCGGAAACCTGGACATGTTCGCGGCTCAGAAATTATTTATCATCAAGTCTGGTGTTACATTCTTCAAACCGTGGCTGGGTAAAACGAAATCTAAAACATCTCCCAAATCTTTCTCAGTACCGGAAACAGTAAGAATCCTGATCCATTATGATCATTGGGATCTTCCAAAAGAACTGATCTCCATATTTGGAGACAAAGTTTCTCATTTTAAATCTTCTAAAATATTTCCTGATAAAAGAAAGGAAGCCTTCTTAAGAGCCTCCAAAGAAGTAGAAGTCAAATTAGACGACGAAGCAGAAGAAGAATTTTTGCTCAAAGTAAATCCAAGCGCAGGCGCTTATTTAAAAAACTTAGAAAAACTGAAATTATACTTAGGCAAAAAAAGTTTCAATCTTGCAGATCTAAAAGAAGTATTATTCCAAAGTTCAGAATTCAGTTCTTCCGAGATTGTAGATTATTTTTTCGAAAAAGATTATGGGAGATTTTCCAGAGAATTTTCAAAATTCAAAATAGGGAAGGACTCACTCCTAATTTTTCTTTCCTTAGTAAAGGACCATCTAGATAAATTAAGGATTTATAAAATTATTCTGAGGATGTACGACAAGGTTCTGAGTGAAAAAGAACAATCAGATCTACTTGGAATTGGGGCTTATTCTCCAGCTCGAAAGAATCATACTTTCAAAAGACTTAGAAAAGAAAGTTCTGCATTTAACGATCTGGAAATTAAGGAACTATACGAATTCTTATTAGAAATGAATCAAAAGATCAAAACAGGTTCCGAAAAAGAAGAAACAGTATATTATTTCTTCAGGAAGATGGAGGATTTTTTCCATCCTCGGAATCGAACAGTTCGAACTCGGTGA
- a CDS encoding aldo/keto reductase, translating to MQKRQLGKIGPLVSEQGLGCMGMSDFYGKTDDIESIATIHRAIELGVTLFDTADMYGPHINEELLGKAIKGKRDQVVIATKFGIMRDPNDPYKRGYNGKPEYVKQACEGSLKRLGVDTIDLYYQHRVDPDTPIEETVGAMADLVKQGKVKYIGLSEAGIDTIKRAAKVHPISALQTEYSLWTRDPEDGILQTCRDLGIGFVAYSPLGRGFLTGQIQKFEDLDPNDFRRNSPRFQGENFQKNLELVAKIKEIANEKSVTAGQLALAWVLAQGQDIVPIAGTKRRKYLEENIGGSSVKLSKEDLDRINSVAPKDAAAGLRYPATSMGSVGR from the coding sequence ATGCAGAAAAGACAATTGGGAAAGATAGGTCCACTCGTATCCGAACAAGGATTAGGTTGTATGGGAATGTCGGATTTTTACGGAAAAACAGACGATATTGAATCCATTGCAACTATACATCGTGCGATAGAGCTGGGAGTTACATTATTCGACACAGCAGATATGTACGGTCCTCATATAAATGAAGAACTATTAGGAAAAGCGATCAAAGGTAAAAGAGATCAAGTTGTGATCGCAACTAAGTTTGGTATCATGAGAGACCCAAACGATCCTTATAAAAGAGGATACAATGGCAAACCTGAATATGTGAAACAAGCCTGTGAAGGAAGTTTGAAACGTTTAGGTGTAGATACGATCGATTTGTATTACCAACATAGAGTAGATCCGGATACTCCTATCGAAGAAACAGTAGGAGCTATGGCGGATTTAGTAAAACAGGGAAAAGTAAAATACATAGGACTTTCCGAAGCAGGAATTGATACAATTAAAAGAGCTGCTAAAGTTCATCCTATCTCAGCTTTACAAACTGAATATTCTCTTTGGACCAGAGATCCTGAAGATGGTATCTTACAAACTTGTAGAGATCTTGGAATTGGATTCGTAGCTTACAGTCCACTTGGGCGTGGATTCTTAACTGGGCAGATCCAAAAATTTGAAGATCTGGATCCAAACGATTTTAGAAGGAACTCACCTCGTTTCCAAGGTGAGAATTTCCAAAAGAATTTAGAACTAGTAGCTAAGATCAAAGAGATCGCTAACGAAAAATCTGTGACTGCAGGTCAGCTTGCTTTGGCTTGGGTTCTTGCTCAGGGACAAGATATAGTTCCGATAGCTGGGACCAAAAGACGTAAATATCTGGAAGAGAATATTGGCGGAAGTTCTGTCAAATTATCCAAAGAAGATCTAGATAGGATTAATTCAGTCGCTCCTAAAGATGCTGCGGCCGGACTACGTTATCCGGCTACTAGCATGGGTTCTGTAGGAAGATAA
- a CDS encoding LIC10025 family lipoprotein produces MNKKIYSSLPVLLTLLFFGCVKKNPNAADYFERYFKYQDFIQTEFKDDPVRGILYGNPEADSEDKFYKKDGYLALSFRLSESGGRFRKELSDSPLSVFPESPYSIFVKTEPTEFFTKPTYKITRSVEMISPEVSVFDIFPLIEESIQYLRKAEPNVVLEHSPLQKFLCHQFDCEIKKENGELFLMYTLSERMKEEFPIAYKKWNKRLGQVAFRFQLFQPGGFTKGWEFYNEGKKIILGIPESPKGYWASPKVLHLRTYMFINVFGLKIDVRGLGYTLKFSRSGNTDTVTGFYSKIPETTIGGRFLSIFPPGAVNFFIPGNMDEYAEGSFKLLVEGSDGNGGTRFENKTKRNGNKTKVLLTTQSEIFRDRFLPFKSSDEDDEPSFFTELGKNIVLDLRGK; encoded by the coding sequence ATGAATAAAAAGATCTATTCTTCTCTTCCAGTTTTACTTACCCTTCTGTTCTTTGGGTGTGTAAAAAAGAATCCGAATGCCGCTGATTACTTTGAAAGATATTTTAAATACCAAGACTTTATCCAAACTGAATTCAAAGACGATCCTGTTCGTGGTATTTTGTACGGAAATCCAGAAGCAGATTCAGAAGATAAGTTTTACAAGAAGGATGGTTATCTTGCGCTTTCCTTTCGCTTGAGTGAGAGTGGCGGCCGTTTCAGAAAAGAATTATCAGATTCCCCCCTTTCTGTTTTTCCGGAAAGTCCTTATTCTATCTTTGTAAAAACAGAACCTACAGAATTTTTTACAAAGCCGACTTATAAGATCACTCGATCAGTAGAGATGATTTCCCCCGAAGTAAGCGTGTTCGATATTTTTCCATTGATCGAAGAGTCTATCCAATATCTTCGCAAGGCAGAACCAAATGTAGTTTTAGAACATTCTCCTCTTCAAAAATTCTTATGCCATCAATTTGATTGTGAGATTAAAAAAGAGAATGGAGAACTCTTTCTGATGTATACACTTTCGGAAAGAATGAAGGAAGAATTCCCGATCGCGTATAAAAAATGGAATAAACGATTAGGTCAGGTTGCTTTTAGATTTCAATTATTCCAACCTGGAGGTTTTACTAAGGGTTGGGAATTTTATAATGAGGGGAAAAAAATTATATTAGGAATTCCTGAATCTCCTAAGGGTTACTGGGCTTCTCCCAAAGTTTTACATCTCAGAACTTATATGTTTATCAATGTTTTCGGATTAAAGATAGATGTTCGAGGTTTAGGATATACACTTAAATTCAGTCGTTCTGGGAACACAGATACTGTCACAGGATTCTATAGTAAAATTCCTGAAACTACGATAGGAGGTAGATTTCTTTCTATCTTCCCACCCGGCGCAGTGAATTTCTTCATTCCAGGGAATATGGATGAATATGCCGAAGGAAGTTTTAAACTTTTGGTAGAAGGATCTGACGGCAATGGCGGGACACGTTTCGAAAATAAAACCAAACGTAACGGGAACAAAACTAAGGTTCTTCTTACTACTCAGTCTGAAATTTTCAGAGATCGTTTTCTTCCTTTTAAATCGAGCGACGAAGATGATGAGCCTTCTTTTTTTACTGAGCTTGGAAAAAATATCGTATTAGATTTAAGAGGTAAATGA
- a CDS encoding inositol monophosphatase family protein, with product MESLAPPIDFPLEEVKKRVKSVQSVSGLILESARKLQKEIRVFGIVSDSEEKERIHKADELMGKFLIDFIRQNFPNDSIISEDYFKHDGSNSFRWVLDPIDGSMNFVRGIPLYCVSVGLEHRETPVAGVVFAPELDTRYSAILSQGAFKNGLRIDVSNTDALARSLLVSSFPTNRKEILNEVISDITAFISCGRSMRRTGSFVLDTCWVAEGVLDGIWEKGVKLWDTVASSVILTEAGGKLTDFQGKHFLSGQAEVVASNGRIHKQIIDILRNVRLSIGRN from the coding sequence ATGGAATCCTTAGCACCTCCCATAGATTTCCCTCTTGAAGAAGTGAAGAAGAGAGTGAAATCAGTCCAATCCGTATCCGGGCTTATACTGGAATCCGCTCGTAAACTCCAAAAAGAGATCCGTGTATTCGGGATCGTAAGCGACTCCGAAGAGAAAGAACGTATTCATAAAGCCGACGAATTGATGGGAAAATTCCTGATCGATTTTATCCGACAAAACTTTCCAAACGACTCAATCATCTCAGAAGATTATTTCAAACATGACGGAAGCAATTCTTTCCGTTGGGTTCTGGACCCGATTGATGGATCCATGAACTTTGTAAGAGGGATCCCTCTTTATTGTGTGTCTGTCGGTTTAGAACATAGAGAAACTCCAGTCGCTGGTGTCGTATTCGCACCTGAGCTGGACACACGTTACTCTGCAATCTTAAGCCAGGGTGCATTCAAGAACGGACTCAGAATTGATGTCTCTAATACAGATGCACTTGCAAGATCTCTTTTGGTATCCAGCTTTCCTACAAACAGAAAGGAAATTTTGAATGAGGTCATTTCCGACATCACTGCATTTATCAGTTGCGGTAGATCCATGAGAAGGACTGGATCTTTTGTTTTAGATACTTGTTGGGTGGCAGAAGGTGTGCTCGACGGAATCTGGGAGAAGGGCGTAAAACTTTGGGATACAGTAGCAAGCTCGGTGATCTTAACAGAAGCTGGCGGCAAACTCACTGACTTTCAAGGGAAACACTTCTTATCCGGTCAGGCAGAAGTAGTAGCTTCTAATGGAAGGATCCATAAGCAGATCATCGACATTCTTAGAAATGTTCGACTCTCTATCGGACGAAATTAA
- a CDS encoding SDR family NAD(P)-dependent oxidoreductase, whose product MKNVFDLTGKSVLVTGATRGIGRQIAQGFLNAGATVYGTGSSAESIKRLEGSGIEAFAADIRQPGAMDSIIETLSKKHGKLDVLVNNAGVATNLPAGFFKEEDIQNVTQTNFVGVFRASQAYYKIHKKKGGNIINIASVLGMVGTKFASVYCGTKGAVINMTKALAVEWAGSGYRVNAICPGFIDTDMTEMIKERPEVLEQMKARIPMSRLGRPEDLAGAAVFLASDAAAYVTGQTIVVDGGVTSGI is encoded by the coding sequence TTGAAAAACGTATTCGATTTAACAGGTAAATCAGTATTAGTAACAGGAGCAACCAGGGGGATCGGAAGACAGATCGCTCAGGGATTTTTGAACGCAGGTGCAACAGTTTATGGAACTGGATCTTCTGCGGAGTCTATTAAACGTTTAGAAGGATCTGGCATCGAAGCATTTGCAGCGGACATTCGCCAACCTGGAGCAATGGATTCTATTATTGAAACATTGAGTAAAAAACACGGGAAGCTAGACGTTCTTGTAAATAACGCAGGAGTAGCAACCAATCTACCTGCAGGCTTTTTTAAAGAAGAAGACATCCAGAATGTGACACAAACCAATTTTGTGGGAGTGTTTCGTGCGAGTCAGGCATACTATAAAATACATAAGAAAAAAGGCGGGAACATTATCAATATCGCCTCAGTCCTAGGTATGGTCGGCACTAAATTTGCGTCCGTGTATTGTGGAACAAAAGGTGCGGTAATTAATATGACCAAGGCCCTCGCGGTAGAATGGGCAGGTTCCGGATACAGAGTAAACGCGATCTGTCCGGGATTTATAGATACGGACATGACGGAGATGATCAAGGAAAGACCCGAAGTATTGGAGCAAATGAAAGCAAGGATCCCAATGTCTAGATTAGGCAGACCGGAAGATCTTGCAGGCGCAGCAGTTTTCTTAGCTTCCGATGCAGCGGCTTACGTTACTGGTCAGACCATCGTTGTGGACGGAGGTGTTACTTCCGGTATATGA